A single region of the Lotus japonicus ecotype B-129 chromosome 4, LjGifu_v1.2 genome encodes:
- the LOC130712065 gene encoding nuclear/nucleolar GTPase 2-like, with the protein MVKKKESSGKSKQSLDANGNNDAKMEVRSGRRCIYRPFPRPPCPFPVLWSKKAKNIVVNLELFPGLQSRMSSNYNQSNSRVQRPFTPVFGPKTKRKRPCLLAFDYQSLAKKAHVAQEAFEEKYAAGASGTAEANEADGFIDLLGHTMFQKGQTKHISGELYKVIDSSDVVVQVLDARDPQGTRCYHLEKHLKENCKYKHMMLLLNKCDLIPAWATKGWLRVLSKEYPTLAFHASINKSFGKGSLLSVLRQFARLKSDKQAISVGFIGYPNVGKSSVINTLRTKNVCKVAPIPGETKVWQYITLTKRIFLIDCPGVVYQNKDSEADVVLKGVVRVTNLKDAADRIGEVLKRVMKEHLHRAYKIKEWENENDFLLQLCKLTGKLLKGGEPDLMTAAKMVLHDWQRGKIPFFVPPPQQEDLSEEPIVNGLDVDDGVDSNQASAAIKAIANVLSSQQQSSVPVQKDLFTENELEEEADNLLLISGDSPDGDVLDSDSDTSEQDPDTEVPYEQPHSA; encoded by the exons gctCCGGAAAATCGAAGCAGTCTCTCGACGCCAACGGCAACAATGACGCGAAGATGGAGGTGCGCTCCGGTCGCCGCTGCATATATAGACCTTTCCCGCGACCACCCTGTCCCTTTCCAGTCCTTTGGTCCA aGAAGGCGAAGAATATTGTTGTGAATCTCGAGTTATTCCCAGGGCTGCAAAGTCGCATGTCCAGTAATTACAAT CAATCAAATTCAAGGGTTCAACGACCTTTCACACCTGTGTTTGGACCTAAGACTAAAAGGAAGCGCCCCTGCCTCTTGGCTTTTGATTATCAGTCCTTAGCTAAGAAAGCTCATGTTGCACAAG AAGCTTTTGAAGAAAAGTATGCTGCAGGTGCTAGTGGAACTGCAGAAGCTAATGAAGCAGATGGATTTATAGATTTACTGGGACATACCATGTTTCAGAAAGGTCAAACCAAACACATATCGGGTGAGCTCTACAAGGTCATCGATTCTTCAGATGTTGTTGTCCAA GTTCTAGATGCAAGGGATCCTCAAGGAACACGGTGTTACCATTTAGAGAAGCATTTGAAAGAAAATTGCAAGTACAAGCACATGATGCTTTTACTGAACAAG TGTGATCTGATTCCGGCTTGGGCAACAAAAGGGTGGCTTAGAGTTTTGTCAAAAGAATATCCAACTCTAGCATTCCATGCAAGCATTAACAAGTCCTTCGGAAAG GGCTCACTTCTATCGGTTCTGAGACAATTTGCTCGATTGAAAAGTGATAAGCAAGCAATATCTGTTGGATTTATTGGATATCCAAATGTTGGGAAGTCATCGGTGATTAATACGTTGCGAACGAAAaat GTCTGCAAGGTTGCTCCAATTCCAGGGGAAACAAAAGTATGGCAGTATATAACTCTTACAAAGAGGATCTTTTTGATCGACTGTCCAGGTGTTGTTTACCAAAACAAGGATTCTGAAGCAGATGTTGTGCTGAAGGGTGTG GTACGTGTAACAAACTTGAAAGATGCTGCGGATCGTATAGGTGAGGTTTTGAAACGTGTGATGAAGGAGCACTTGCACAgagcatataaaataaaagagtg ggaaaatgaaaatgactTCCTACTTCAGCTTTGCAAATTGACTGGCAAACTTCTGAAG GGAGGTGAGCCTGACCTGATGACTGCAGCAAAGATGGTACTTCATGACTGGCAGAGGGGTAAAATTCCCTTTTTTGTTCCTCCCCCACAGCAGGAGGACTTGTCCGAGGAACCTATTGTTAATGGCTTAGATGTCGATGATGGCGTTGATAGTAACCAGGCATCTGCTGCTATTAAAGCTATTGCAAATGTTCTTTCATCCCAGCAGCAAAGTAGTGTACCTGTTCAGAAGGATTTATTTACTGAGAATGagttggaggaggaagctgataatctacttctgatctcagggGATAGCCCAGATGGAGATGTTCTGGACTCTGATAGCGACACATCAGAGCAGGATCCAGACACTGAGGTTCCATATGAGCAGCCTCATTCTGCTTAA
- the LOC130711821 gene encoding heptahelical transmembrane protein 1, with product MNYCETKSVAVVKKRKGGREETLSPSSNKTTTAMLSSHQDRNRNNRSPPKRYPLLSFWELPEYMKDNEYILRYYRANWPLKQAFFSLFRWHNETLNVWTHLIGFFLFLGLTLANLMKPHVVDLLDQITRSFSSSADKNVSDNIKDLFLGTALLFDLKHQLPLKMELKSIEMITERWPFFIFLAGAMFCLISSSICHLFSCHSHDLNLLLLRIDYIGIVVMIITSFFPQIYYIFLCQPHWQLLYLAGITAMGLFTIATLLSPSLSTGKHRAFRAMLFCSMGLFGIVPAIHACFVNWGNPRRNVTLAYECTMALSYLTGTLFYVTRIPERWKPGWFDLAGHSHQIFHILVVVGALAHYAATLKMLEWRDAWGCDKVGLQ from the exons atGAACTATTGTGAGACGAAAAGCGTGGCGGTGGTGAAGAAGCGGAAAGGCGGCAGAGAAGAAACACTCTCACCTTCTTCCAACAAAACCACCACCGCCATGTTGTCGTCTCACCAGGATCGGAATCGGAACAACAGATCACCACCGAAACGCTACCCTCTCTTGTCGTTTTGGGAGCTTCCGGAATACATGAAGGACAACGAGTACATCTTGCGTTATTACAGAGCCAATTGGCCTCTTAAACAAGCTTTCTTCAGCCTCTTTCGTTGGCATAACGAAACCTTAAACGTTTGGAC GCATTTGATTGGATTTTTTCTGTTTCTCGGATTGACTCTGGCGAATTTGATGAAGCCTCATGTGGTGGATCTGTTAGACCAAATTACCag GTCTTTTTCTTCAAGTGCAGACAAAAATGTTTCTGATAACATCAAAGATCTGTTCCTG GGGACAGCATTACTCTTCGATTTAAAACATCAGCTACCTCTGAAAATGGAACTCAAATCCATAGAGATGATCACAGAAAGGTGGCCCTTCTTCATTTTCCTAGCTGGAGCCATGTTCTGCCTCATCTCTAGCAGCATTTGCCACCTCTTCTCTTGTCACTCCCACGACTTAAACCTGTTACTATTGCGAATCGACTATATCGGGATTGTTGTCATGATCATCACCTCCTTTTTCCCTCAGATTTACTACATTTTCCTGTGCCAACCTCACTGGCAGCTCCTCTACCTTGCTGGGATCACAGCAATGGGGCTATTCACCATAGCAACACTGCTCTCCCCATCGCTTTCGACCGGCAAACACCGCGCATTCAGGGCCATGTTGTTCTGTTCAATGGGACTTTTTGGCATTGTTCCTGCAATTCATGCTTGTTTTGTCAATTGGGGGAACCCGCGGCGCAATGTGACACTTGCATATGAATGTACCATGGCCTTGTCTTACTTGACAGGGACCTTGTTCTATGTGACAAGAATTCCAGAAAGGTGGAAGCCTGGGTGGTTTGATTTGGCAGGACATAGCCATCAGATATTTCATATTCTGGTGGTGGTTGGGGCATTGGCACATTATGCAGCTACTCTGAAAATGCTTGAATGGCGTGACGCTTGGGGGTGTGACAAGGTTGGTCTTCAATGA